The following coding sequences lie in one Rutidosis leptorrhynchoides isolate AG116_Rl617_1_P2 chromosome 4, CSIRO_AGI_Rlap_v1, whole genome shotgun sequence genomic window:
- the LOC139842336 gene encoding non-specific lipid transfer protein GPI-anchored 1-like, producing the protein MRNKWYALVAIVMVICSGNKAANESSLGQQCASKLTAVMTCVAFATGKEAAPEQKCCDSVQEMKDSNPACLCFIIQQIHNGTNPMLQKMKIKETRLLQLPSACKIANASVTECPKLLKLPSNSADAAIFTSNSTMVPPTSGGGRLPSSSSTTVPLVSYALNIDISSQ; encoded by the exons ATGCGGAacaaatggtatgctttagtggcGATAGTTATGGTGATCTGTAGCGGCAATAAGGCTGCCAATGAGTCATCATTAGGACAACAATGCGCATCAAAGTTGACAGCAGTGATGACATGTGTGGCGTTTGCAACAGGAAAAGAAGCGGCGCCGGAACAAAAATGTTGTGATTCAGTTCAGGAAATGAAAGATAGTAATCCTGCTTGTTTGTGTTTTATTATACAACAAATTCATAACGGTACTAACCCGATGTTGcaaaagatgaagattaaagaaaCTAGGCTTCTTCAGTTGCCTTCAGCTTGTAAGATTGCAAATGCAAGCGTCACTGAGTGTCCAA AGCTCTTGAAGTTACCATCAAATTCAGCCGATGCTGCAATATTCACCAGCAATTCAACGATGGTGCCTCCAACATCTGGAGGCGGCCGTTTGCCATCATCATCGTCAACTACCGTTCCTCTGGTATCATACGCGCTAAACATtgatattagttcacagtaa